The Solea solea chromosome 19, fSolSol10.1, whole genome shotgun sequence genome has a window encoding:
- the shroom3 gene encoding protein Shroom3 isoform X2, translated as MERGGVRGGGGAGGAGGAGWALVEARLQGGAPWGFTVQGGLEHGEPLLISKVEEGGKADTVERPLLAGDEIIAINDVEVSGFRQEAVALVKGSHKNLTLTVRRQFNECYTRESSPPSLPPPPPPPPPPPPPLPPLSPRQQQQQQQQQQQSPVSSQHSRPCSAGGVQLRIKNRTGIMELLEVFYRRKLRKKQKKSALGRSEGALCRAPSEAGVNGLATGLISRVLRFTSRRSELASRPHSWHSAKLGEGQRQLDQEDVDTMNTWHNSYHTSASTTNLSSGFDSSSGGYLRKSPDQYSSRGSMESLDPPQSSQLHSGAQQHHSGPHPAYASCHQLSSARSSNSIDHLHSKRDSAYSSFSTSSSIPEYLASTPSFSPERSYSLETVSHRGGESREMHQADLHYIRTVYDVKQGLSQEHELSSSSAARGGGGTRSGQSQDLQGVCYRGSSSGSSSGGVPASNRHSVGPIWGPAANCSSYENLKGVPAPPRRSDSYMAIRNHDRPNSWSSLEQARSLRSLQKGSWHHSSGPVASGAAKGSYGTEGLLHTVIEKSPESSPTTKPRQGGGFVQPPSPPEFSSGSAGHTPHSGRLILPTVVYPVPQPEPHYTQMPSSNPGSGSSAVYPALTKENSQHQYQESQGTGLRDEGKISSSENNISWSHYPHSSHAPSASYQLRLQQEESNLRHNRPHMKSDVDRAEGQTRVQRPHNHQEPHSQSFQGSYTHKGHGPHDLVFQEQNQGFHVPQIQSSSGPRPSSSHECRDPHVPVQPRDRSRSVDHTSFHTNPATFSRPAQGQVPFTHSLVHPQSQAPPTSATPSSPRHLSDSVPLQYQDWEHRDKDDDREHPLTRLENALAEVQRCGSSDSVISASSHDGSQMPTRSLSVLEKVSRFERGEQAGKKRSYSTSHANNTASHLRTTEKGRRSPCGADDLRNMLERSTSSAKPHRTMSYRGGSNGRTPIDPSSALQRSRSTFQLEESREGYSSRDVHHRHDIQEVLGPMQDTSFNRSYRESLKDAQTKVLRSTSFRRRDFSSSSSPQPPPVPAKQNSLEKKGPKTKPKPHGVIIRPASPPLVTSPHATKERHMVTPEVRGPSPPALPSAPPSGPAVMRICGRKRLMAEQKKRSYSEPENLNEVGVSDVETVALFRRGGETSVADRRKMFELAASRVGVGAHQKATSRPELRQLQHDALAEYVERKRGAKREDGGQRSGPRPCSAYLQPDNSNHPGRGSCSYSETFSLSSASSLLSLQDSGPERTFPVEKRSSSTLPPGTDLRDYQSNLYYPGRVTTPRPPPQPPQSAPPGSPPELQTKTFHNLSPEAGLSRQSQSVSRDSGLDQQQQQQQQQDKEPQEHPFRLGLSRKLSGALQRAGSNRSTGKSASAEDLLERSQENQMTPQHFRSRSSPIMDTLQDFSAGDVRTFGVLVSEPEDRSADTQMLGNLVCPQLSQNSVNSIQPSESSPDLGSSPFSSSVTPVTRRERRRSSERQRAHSTSTLAASVGLPCPFSPAGTLSAGDTEWQTSERLANLDAISFPGTSKTLETNKETRCTLSLEDTETDVDSLENLSEMPTLLPQSQLAVLPNRKDNEKTASLLSPSLHLSVRHLSSLRISESSLSSYSDQQPHMETFRGQSQEDFDEVFLLTPAPPSPPPPIRETSILEDFPPPPPPIELEEEPGYDSVESPSSEYLSSSSVPTRKSSLPSPTLFPSSSVFPPLSTTNTHTSTKDSLGLDYQSLTQREKTPEEQRVEALAQKLVLQDHSLAPLLDTWSTKSTVELMSEIFPRSRLVDRSQWHQLDDRIQDGVCVSASVAMTDGQKQTNMDEKDLNTTKVELCHALRSSVEALQQEKELLCEEQRRHQALGSDMEALVQEKLRDNEKDKYSMFIGDLERIVNLLLSLCSRLSRIDRSLLAVDAEELTQEDAAEEKASLRRKRSLLLRQTEDAWELKENLDRRQRVVQSILSGYLSEAQLGDYRHFVSTKPSLLIRRRHLDDLIRQGEEQLKQLLENIPAELAEARGLSRAGPFSLPSHVTCSSLSVIPGPAHPVRSTTVTSL; from the exons ATGGAGCGCGGCGGCGTccgggggggaggaggagcgGGAGGAGCGGGAGGAGCGGGGTGGGCGCTGGTGGAGGCCCGGCTGCAGGGAGGAGCACCGTGGGGTTTCACCGTCCAGGGAGGACTGGAGCACGGAGAACCGCTCCTCATCTCCAAG gTGGAGGAAGGCGGTAAGGCGGACACTGtggagcgccctctgctggcggGAGACGAGATCATCGCGATCAATGACGTGGAAGTGAGTGGATTCAGACAGGAGGCGGTCGCTCTGGTGAAAGGATCACACAAGAATCTGACGCTCACTGTCCGcag ACAGTTTAATGAATGCTACACCAGAGAGtcttcacctccttcactgccgcctcctcctcctcctcctcctcctcctcctcctcctcttcctcctctgtctccacgacaacaacaacaacaacaacaacaacaacaacagtcaccAGTGTCATCTCAGCACAGCCGGCCATGTTCTGCAGGAGGAGTCCAGCTACGCATCAAGAACAG AACTGGAATCATGGAGCTGCTGGAAGTTTTCTATCGCAGGAAACTGCGCAAGAAGCAGAAAAAGTCAGCGCTGGGCCGGTcagagggggcgctgtgccGGGCGCCGTCTGAGGCCGGCGTCAATGGCCTCGCCACCGGTCTCATCTCCAGAGTCCTCAGGTTCACCAGCAG ACGCAGCGAGCTGGCGTCTCGTCCTCACTCGTGGCACTCAGCGAAGCTCGGTGAAGGACAAAGACAGTTGGACCAGGAAGACGTGGACACCATGAACACCTGGCACAACAGCTACCACACAAG cGCTTCGACCACCAACCTGTCCAGCGGCTTTGACTCGTCCAGCGGTGGTTACCTGAGGAAGAGTCCAGACCAGTACAGCTCTCGAGGCAGCATGGAGAGTCTGGACCCTCCCCAGTCCTCGCAGCTTCACTCTGGAGCTCAGCAGCACCACAGTGGACCCCACCCGGCCTACGCCTCCTGCCACCAGCTGTCCTCTGCCAG ATCCTCCAACAGCATCGACCACCTCCACAGCAAGCGAGACTCGGCTTACTCGTCCTTCTCCACCAGTTCCAGCATCCCAGAATACCTCGCCTCAACCCCGTCCTTTAGTCCCGAGCGCTCCTATTCACTGGAGACAGTCTCTCATAGAGGAGGCGAGAGCAGAGAGATGCACCAGGCTGATCTTCATTACATCCGGACAGTTTACGATGTGAAGCAGGGCTTATCTCAAGAGCACGAGCTGAGTTCCTCCTCCGCTGcgagaggtggaggaggcacGAGGTCCGGGCAGAGCCAAGATCTGCAAG GAGTCTGTTAccgtggcagcagcagcggcagcagcagtggtggcgTGCCGGCTTCTAACCGACACAGCGTCGGTCCAATATGGGGTCCAGCAGCTAACTGTAGCTCCTATGAGAACCTGAAAGGGGTGCCAGCCCCTCCGCGGCGCAGCGACAGCTACATGGCCATCAGGAACCACGACAGACCAAATTCCTGGTCCAGTCTAGAGCAAGCTAGATCACTGCG GTCTCTGCAGAAAGGTTCCTGGCATCACTCCAGTGGCCCTGTGGCCTCGGGTGCAG caaAAGGCTCTTATGGCACAGAGGGTCTTCTCCACACCGTCATAGAGAAGAGTCCAGAGAGTAGTCCTACCACAAAGCCCCGGCAGGGTGGAGGGTTTGTCCAGCCTCCTTCGCCTCCTGAATTTTCCTCTGGATCTGCAGGCCACACACCGCACTCTGGCCGCCTTATACTTCCCACAGTTGTGTACCCCGTCCCCCAGCCTGAGCCCCACTACACGCAGATGCCCAGCTCCAATCCTGGATCCGGCTCCTCTGCAGTCTATCCTGCTCTCACCAAGGAGAACAGTCAACATCAGTACCAGGAGTCGCAGGGAACTGGACTGAGGGATGAAGGAAAGATATCATCttcagaaaataacatttcttgGTCACATTACCCTCACTCGTCGCATGCACCATCTGCCTCGTACCAGCTCAG GCTTCAACAGGAAGAGTCGAACCTCAGACATAACAGACCGCACATGAAATCAGATGTAGACAGAGCAGAGGGTCAGACAAGAGTCCAAAGACCTCACAACCACCAGGAACCTCACAGTCAGAGCTTCCAAGGGTCCTACACTCATAAAGGCCACGGACCTCATGACCTAGTGTTCCAGGAACAGAACCAAGGTTTCCATGTTCCCCAAATCCAGTCATCATCCGGACCAAGGCCTTCATCCTCACATGAATGCAGGGACCCACATGTACCTGTGCAGCCCAGGGACAGGAGCAG ATCAGTGGACCACACCAGCTTTCATACAAACCCAGCGACATTCTCCAGGCCAGCTCAGGGGCAGGTACCATTTACCCACTCACTTGTTCACCCTCAGTCTCAGGCTCCACCCACCTCTGCCACCCCGTCTTCTCCTCGTCACCTCAGTGACTCAGTACCACTGCAGTACCAAGACTGGGAGCACAGAGACAAGGACGACGACAGAGAACATCCCCTGACCCGTCTGGAGAATGCCCTTGCTGAGGTCCAGAGATGCGGCAGCTCTGACAGCGTTATCTCTGCCAGTAGCCACGATGGCAGCCAGATGCCGACACGCAGCCTGTCTGTGTTGGAGAAAGTCAGTCGTTTTGAGCGTGGGGAACAAGCCGGAAAGAAGCGTAGTTACAGCACAAGCCATGCAAACAACACAGCCAGCCATCTGAGG ACAACTGAAAAAGGCCGGCGCTCCCCTTGTGGAGCAGACGACCTGAGAAACATGTTGGAAAGAAGCACCAGTAGTGCCAAACCCCACAGAACCATGAGCTACAGAGGAGGAAGCAACGGCAG GACCCCAATAGATCCCAGTTCAGCCCTTCAGAGGAGTCGCAGCACCTTCCAACTGGAAGAATCCAGGgagggctacagcagcagagatgtCCACCATAGGCATGACATCCAGGAGGTGCTGGGCCCCATGCAGGACACATCCTTCAACAG ATCCTACAGGGAATCTTTGAAAGATGCCCAGACTAAGGTCCTTCGGTCCACCTCCTTCAGACGAAGAGACTTCAGTTCCTCAAGCAGCCCGCAGCCTCCGCCTGTCCCCGCCAAGCAAAACTCCCTCGAGAAAAAAGGCCCAAAAACCAAGCCCAAACCACACGGCGTCATCATCAGGCCAGCGTCTCCACCACTGGTCACATCCCCTCATGCTACGAAGGAGCGGCATATGGTCACCCCAGAGGTCCGTGGACCGAGTCCCCCGGCTCTTCCCAGCGCTCCACCGAGTGGACCTGCTGTGATGCGCATCTGTGGCCGCAAGCGGCTAATGGCAGAGCAGAAGAAACGATCATACTCAGAGCCAGAAAACCTGAATGAGGTCGGGGTTTCAGATGTTGAGACTGTTGCCCTCTTCAGGCGTGGAGGAG AGACCAGCGTGGCAGACCGGCGGAAGATGTTTGAACTTGCGGCAAGTCGTGTTGGGGTTGGTGCTCATCAGAAGGCCACGTCCAGACCAGAGCTACGACAGCTTCAGCACGACGCTCTTGCTGAGTatgtggagaggaagagaggagctAAAAGAGAAGATGGAGGACAGAGAAGTGGACCGAGGCCTTGCAGTGCTTATCTACAACCTGACAACAGCAACCATCCAGGCCGAG GCTCCTGCAGTTACTCAGAAACCTTCAGCCTCTCCTCCGCCTCcagcctcctctccctccaggACTCTGGCCCAGAACGAACCTTCCCTGTTGAGAAGCGttcctcctccactcttccTCCTGGAACCGACCTGCGCGACTACCAGTCTAACCTCTACTACCCTGGCAGGGTCACAACCCCACGGCCTCCACCTCAGCCACCACAAAG TGCTCCTCCCGGTTCACCCCCTGAGCTTCAGACCAAGACCTTCCATAATCTGAGTCCTGAAGCAGGTCTGAGTAGACAGAGCCAGTCTGTGAGCAGAGACTCAGGCCTGgaccaacagcagcaacagcagcagcagcaggacaaagAGCCACAAGAGCATCCCTTCAGGCTGGGACTGTCCAGGAAGCTCAGTGGGGCCCTGCAAAGAGCCGGGTCAAACCGCAGCACCGGGAAGTCGGCTTCTGCTGAGGATCTGCTGGAACGATCCCAGGAGAATCAGATGACTCCTCAACACTTCCGCTCCCGCTCGTCCCCGATCATGGACACTTTACAG GATTTCTCTGCAGGAGACGTCAGGACGTTTGGTGTGTTGGTCTCTGAACCTGAGGACAG ATCTGCAGACACTCAGATGTTAGGGAACCTCGTCTGTCCTCAACTGTCCCAGAACAGTGTGAACTCCATCCAGCCTTCAGAATCATCTCCAGACCtaggctcctcccccttctcctcctccgtcACTCCTGTCACTCGTAGAGAGCGACGAAGGAGCAGCGAGCGCCAACGAGCCCACAGCACCTCCACCTTGGCGGCCTCCGTCGGTCTGCCCTGCCCCTTCTCCCCCGCGGGGACACTGAGTGCAGGTGACACTGAGTGGCAGACCAGCGAGAGGCTGGCCAACCTGGACGCCATCAGCTTCCCTGGCACCAGCAAAACCCTGGagacaaacaaagagacaaGATGCACTTTAAGTTTAGAGGACACTGAGACAGACGTGGACAGTTTAGAGAACCTGTCAGAGATGCCCACACTTTTACCCCAATCTCAGCTCGCAGTTCTGCCAAACAGGAAGGACAATGAGAAAACTGCGTCCCTTCTGTCCCCTTCCCTCCATCTGTCCGTCCGCCACCTGTCCTCACTGCGGATCTCAGAGTCCAGCCTCTCGAGCTACAGTGACCAGCAGCCACACATGGAAACTTTCAGGGGCCAATCTCAGGAGGACTTTGACGAGGTCTTCCTCCTAACTCCTGCCCCTCCGTCGCCTCCTCCACCAATCAGAGAGACAAGCATCCTGGAGgacttccctcctcctccacctcccatCGAGTTGGAGGAAGAACCTGGATACGACTCTGTGGAAAG tccaAGCTCAGAATACTTGTCCAGCTCCAGTGTTCCCACGAGGAAGTCCTCCCTTCCCTCACCGACACTGTTTCCTTCGTCCTCTGTCTTCCCGCCACTGTCcaccactaacacacacacctcgACCAAGGACAGCTTAGGTTTGGACTACCAGTCCCTGACCCAGAGGGAGAAGACACCTGAGGAGCAGCGGGTGGAGGCGCTGGCCCAGAAACTG GTGTTGCAGGACCACTCTCTGGCGCCTCTCCTGGACACATGGAGCACTAAATCCACTGTCGAGCTCATGAGTGAGATCTTTCCTCGCAGTAGATTGGTGGATCGATCACAGTGGCATCAGTTGGATGACAG GATCCAAGATGGCGTTTGTGTTTCTGCATCAGTGGCGATGACAGacggacaaaaacaaaccaacatggATGAGAAAGACCTCAACACCACAAAG GTGGAGCTGTGTCACGCACTGAGGAGCAGCGTGGAGGCTctgcagcaggagaaggagCTGCTGTGTGAGGAGCAGAGGCGTCACCAGGCGCTGGGCAGTGACATGGAAGCACTGGTACAGGAGAAACTCAGAGACAACGAGAAGGACAAGTACAGCATGTTCATcg GAGATCTGGAGAGAATCGTGAacctgctgctgtctctgtgcAGCCGCCTGTCGAGGATCGACCGCTCTCTGCTCGCCGTGGACGCAGAGGAGCTGACGCAGGAGGACGCAGCCGAGGAGAAG GCGTCTCTCCGTCGTAAACGCTCTCTGCTGCTCCGTCAAACCGAAGACGCCTGGGAGCTGAAGGAAAACCTGGACCGGAGGCAGCGTGTCGTGCAGTCCATCCTGTCCGGCTACCTCAGTGAAGCGCAGCTGGGAGACTACCGGCACTTTGTCAGCACCAAACCCTCCCTCCTGATTCGGCGGCGGCACCTGGATGACCTCATACGTCAGGGGGAGGAGCAACTGAAACAGCTGTTGGAGAACATTCCGGCGGAGCTGGCGGAGGCTCGCGGTTTGTCGAGGGCGGGTCCGTTCTCGCTGCCGAGCCACGTTACCTGCTCGTCGCTGTCTGTAATTCCAGGCCCTGCCCACCCCGTCAGGTCCACCACTGTGacgtcactgtga